GGCGCTGCCATTCAACAATAAGCAAGCGCTGCAAGAGGCGTTCGCCAAGTTCAAAGAACAGATCGCTTGCGTCATCGTTGAGCCGGTCGTTGGCAATATGGGTTGTGTTCCTCCGCATGAGGGCTACCTTGAGTTTCTGCGGTCGATCACTGAACAGCAAGGCGCTGTATTGATCTTGGATGAAGTGATGACCGGCTTTCGTCTGAGCTTTGGCGGCGCGCAGGCCCTGTACAAGATTAAGCCTGACCTTACCACGCTGGGAAAGATCATCGGCGGTGGATTGCCAGTGGGCGCTTACGGCGGCCGCGCAGAACTCATGGACATGATCGCGCCGCTTGGGCCCGTATATCAGGCAGGGACACTTTCTGGAAATCCGCTGGCCATGGCTGCCGGAATCGCAACATTGCGCGAGTTGAAGCAACATCCTGAGATTTATCGGCAGCTTGAGCAGCGCAGCGCCGCCTTAGTGGATGGCGTGCTGGACGCGGCAAAAAAGAAAGGCGTGCCGCTCACCGCAAATCGCGTGGGCTCGATGTTCACATGGTTCTTCCAGCCCGGCACGATCCATGACTGGGACACCGCCGCGAAATCAGACACGAAGGCCTTCGGCAAGTTCCATGGCGCAATGCTGGAACATGGCATTTACCTGCCGCCATCGCAATATGAAGCCATGTTCATGAGCGCGGCGCATTCAGAATCCGACATCCAGCAGACGATTGCGGCAGCCGCTGACGCGCTCTGATCAGCGCAAGGGCATGCGTTAGGAGCCAACACATTTGTGCGGACCAACGCCTGTTGTCCACGTACTTGGCGACGCTTATATCTTTTGAGCAGACACTTTTCACAGGACCTACGCAGACTTTGACCATTCCTCAATCGCGGAGCTTCCAATCCATGTCGAACCAGTAAAATGGAAGGGGAGATTTCTGCGATGAAAAAGCGCCAACTGGGACAATCGTCAATCGAAGTAGCGCCCCTTATGCTGGGCGGCAACGTGTTTGGCTGGACCGCCGACGAAGCAACGTCATTCAAGATCCTGGATGCGTTCGTAGCCGCAGGCCTGAACTTTATTGACACCGCGGACACCTATTCCACCTGGGTGCCGGGGCATCAGGGCGGGGAGAGCGAAACGATTATCGGCAACTGGTTCAAGCGCAGCGGCAAGCGTGACAAGGTTGTGATCGCCACCAAGGTGGGAGCGGAAATCCCAGGACAGGGAAAAGGACTGAGTAAGACGTGGATCATGCGCCAGGTGGAAGCTTCGCTCAATAGATTGCAGACCGATCACATTGATCTTTACCAGTCGCATCGCGACGATCCGGCAACGCCGGTTGAGGAAACTCTGGAAACATACGCGCAGTTGATTCAGCAGGGAAAAGTGCGGGTGATTGGCTGCTCGAACTTTACGGCGGAGCGGACTCGCGAGTCCCTGGCAGCTAGCCGCAAGCATGGCTGGCCCCGCTACGAGAGCCTGCAACCGCATTACAACCTGTATGAGCGCGCCGCTTATGAAACCACGCTGGAACCTCTGGCGTTGCAGGAAAAGCTCGGCGTGATCCCTTACTATTCTCTGGCCAGCGGCTTTCTTACAGGCAAGTACCGGTCAGAGGACGACTTGAAAAAAAGCCAGCGCGGCCGGACGACGAAGAAGTATCTGAATGATCGTGGCTTCAGCATTTTGCAGGCGCTGGACCAGGTGGCGGAACGCTACCAGAGCAAGCCGGCGCAGGTGGCATTGGCGTGGCTGATGGCGCGTCCGAGTATTACGGCGCCGATTTCCAGCGCGACCAGCGTGGAACAGCTAAATGAACTGGCGCAGGCAATGAGACTTGAACTTGATCGCGAGTCGATGGAGAAGCTGAATCAGGCAAGCTCGTATGACGAGGAGGCTGAGCGGATCGCATAAGAAGTTTTCGCCACAGATTTTCGCTGATCTCCGCAGAGGCCGATCTGCCGCGGAGAAAAGGCGCGAATCGAACAGAGGTTGCGACAACGCCCTGGAACGAACCAACCTGAAGCCGCCAGGACCACGAAGTCCCCGTGAGTTCTGAGCTTCTCAAGCTAAAATCATCTTATGAATACGGCTGTACAGTCCGCGGGTGTGCTGAACTTTGAAGACGCTTACGAGGTGGTGCGCGAGCATTGCCAACAGATCTTAAAGGCCGGGGGGCGCCCGAGCGAAGAAGTCTTGTTGATGCAGGCCGTAGGTCGGGTCTTGGCGGAGCCGATCACGGCTGATCGGGATTTTCCTCCGTTCCCAAGGGCCACGCGGGATGGTTTTGCCGTCCGGGCAGATGATTTGGCGCGCGGAGTAATACTTCTTCGCGTGGTGGGGCAGGTGAGGGCTGGCGACAGTTACGATCTTCCGCTGGATTCGGGCGAAGCCGTAGAAATCATGACTGGAGCGGCTGTCCCTGCGGGCTCTGATGCCGTAGTGATGGTGGAATACACGGAGCGCAAAAGCCGGGAAATCAGCCACGAAGAGCGCGAAGGAACGCAAAAGGAATCGGAGAATCGCGGGAGCATCACGGACGACGATCATATTCTGGACATTGCAGGACATGCTGAACCAGAGACGGTAGAGAAGAGAACCGAAGACTTGGTCGAGATACAGCGCCCTGTGGTGGCGGGTGAAAACGTTGTGCCGGCCGGAGCAGAAGCCAAGGTAGGACAGGAGCTTTTACCATATGGCGTGCGCCTGGGATCGGCGCAGATTGCGTTGGCGGCCGCCGCGGGCAAAGCCAGTGTGAAGCTATATCGCAAGCCGAAAGTTGCGATTCTCTCCACCGGAGACGAACTGGTGGAGGTTGCGGAGAAGCCGGGGCCAAGCCAGATCCGCAACAGCAACAGCTATTCCCTGGCGGCTCTGGTGGCGGAATGCGGCGGTGAGCCGGTGCAGCTACCCATTGCGCCGGACGAAGAGGGCAAGCTCACGGAGTTGATCCAGGAAGGGCTCAAGGCGGACATGCTTCTGCTGTCCGGTGGCGTTTCCATGGGAAAGTTTGATCTGGTGGAGCAGGCGCTCAAGGCTTTGGGAGCAAAGTTCTTTTTTACCGGAGCCTTGATTCAGCCGGGAAAGCCGGTGGTGTTTGGCGAGGTCGGAGCAGTTCCTTTCTTTGGGCTGCCGGGGAATCCTGTTTCAGTAATGGTAACGTTTGAGCTATTCGCGCGGCAGATGGTGGAAGCTCTTAGCGGCGCTGAGCCTGAGCGAATGAAGTCGGCCAAGGCGAAACTGAAGAAAGATTTCAAAACCAAAACAGGTCTAACAAGATTTCTGCCGGCGAGACTTGATGGCGCGTTAGACGATCCTGAAGTCGAAATGATGCCGTGGCAGGGATCCGGCGATATGCTGGCGGCGGCGCGGGCAAACTGCTATCTTGTGGTGCCCCCGGACAGGGAGAAGCTGGCGAAAGGCGAGATGGTAACGGTGGTGATGCGGTGAGGTTTCAGGAGAGGACGAGCGTACCGGAGTTCCTCGTGAGAACTCCCTGATGCGGCATGGCAAAGGATACGTTGTCGGGGTCCTTCGACTTTACCTCGCTCCTTTCGTCGCGGAGTGCCGCTCAGGATGACAGGGTTGGACGGTGTCGTGAAGTAAAAGATTGTCGCAATGTAAATGTCATGAGCAAAAAGACTTCAACTCGGGCAGATGATCGTAAACAATCGACTGGCAAGCTGTCGCACTATGACTCTGCCGGGCGCGCCAAGATGGTGGACGTGTCGGGGAAAACGGCCAGCCGTCGCGAAGCGGAAGCGTCTGCGTTTATTGAGATGTCGCAAGAAGTCCTCAAGGCTCTGCCGCAAAATCCCAAGGGAAATCCACTGGAAGTAGCCAGATTTGCCGGGATTGCGGCGGCTAAGCGAACGAGCGACTTGATACCAATGTGCCATCCGCTGCCGCTCTCATTCATTGATGTGACCACTGAGGTGTGCGAAAATGGCGTTCAGGTCAACTCCAAAGCCGCCACAACCGCCCAGACCGGAGTGGAGATGGAGGCGCTGATGGCAGCCACCGTCGCTGCGCTAACCGTATATGACATGTGCAAAGCCCTGGATAAAGGAATCGCCATCCGTGAAATAGTTTTGCAGCGTAAATCAGGTGGAAAAAGCGGAGACTATCAGCGGAAGTCGTCCAGCCATCGCCTGAAGAAATAGGTCTCATGCCGAGCAATATTAAGGTCCTGCTGGTCGATGACAATCCCATGGTTTTGGAGATGTTGCGGCAGGCCCTTGCGCATTTTTCAACCGTACAGCCGATGACCGATGCCGCCGATGCGCTGCTGAAAGCCATTGAAGACAAGCCCGACCTGATCATTGCCGACTACGCCATGAACGGCATGGATGGCCGCCAGTTGCTGCAAAAGATCAAGAGCCGCAACGCCAGCGCTGGGATTCCGGTGATCCTGATGGCCAGCAAGGTTGATATTAATGAGAAGCTCAAGACCGTCCAGGATACGGTGGAAGATTTTATTGAGAAGCCTTTTTTCCTGAAGGAAGCTGCGGCCCGAATCAAGAAGGTAGTGGACAAGATTTCTTTGGAGAAGATGGCGCGCGAAGCTCCGGGAGAATCTGTGCTGCGCGGAAGCCTGGCGCAGATGAACGTGCTGGACCTATTGCAGTCGCTGGATATGGGCCGCAAAACCTGCGCGCTCACGCTCACCAACAGCGGCGAGAAGTGCAAGATGTATTTCACTGAAGGGCAGATCAATCACGCCGTCTATGGCGATCTGAAAGGCGATCCTGCGGTGTACAAGGTGCTCACCTGGACTGCCGGAACTTTTGAGATTGACTTTGCCGGCAGCAGCAGCGAGCAGACGATTACCCAGTCGTCGCAAGGCATTTTGCTGGAAGGCCTGCGGCTGCTGGACGAAGCCAATCGCGACACCGAAGAAAACGTTCTGGAAGCTTAGCCGGTGACCGCCGCATCCGCCAAAACCGCCGCCGTGCTGACCATCAGCGACTCGTCGTACATCGGGAAACGTGAAGATGCATCCGGGCCGGCGATTGTGCGCGAACTTGAGGCCGCTGGCTTCAAGGTGATTCACACGTCTGTGCTGCCCGATGAAAAAGATGCGATTGCCGCGCGCCTGATCGAGTGCAGCGAACTTACGCGCCTGGTGGTGACAACCGGCGGAACAGGTATCGCCATGCGCGATGTCACTCCGGAAGGCACGCTTGCCGTGATTGAGCGACGGATCGTTGGCGTGGAAGAAAAGATGCGGCAGGAAGGCGCAAAGAAGACACCGTTTGCGGCGTTGAGTCGCGGGGTCTGCGGCGTGCGGGGAAGAACGCTGTTTCTCAACTTGCCCGGGAGTCCTTCAGCGGCGGTGGAATCATTGCAGGCAGTGATCGGAATCCTGCCGCACGCGCTGGAGCTGCTGGATGGGAAAACAGAGCATTAGCGATCCGAAGTCCCGAGCGTCAGCGAGGGAACCCTATTTCCGGATTGAACTCGTGGGTAAAACGGTATCCGGCAAGCTGCATTGCATCAAAAAGGCAGGCTGATTAGGCCTGCCTTAAACGTCAATAATCTGTTGGTAGGGATCTCTCCCCTTCGGCAAGCTCAGGGTCGAGACTTCAGAACCTAGGCGTCAGCCGTCACTTCAGGGAACTTCAGCTTGCTCTTGCTAAGCGCTTTGTTGAGCATGTCTTCGATTTCCACTTCTTCCACGTTCTTTGACATGGCCAGTTCGGTCACCAGCAGATAGCGTGCGCGGTCCAGCATTTTCTTTTCGCGGAAGGAGAGCGGCTTGTCTTTGGCCAAAAGCAGAAGGCTTTTCAGCACCACGGCCACTTCCAGTAGCGAACCGGTACGCATTTTGTCGGAGTTTTCTTTGAAGCGGAACTTCCAGTCCGTATGGTTATCGCACTTGCCGTCGACCAGGAAGGTGATAATCTTCATGACTTCACCATTCTTGACCACGGGGCGCAGTCCTACCATGCCAACATTGTTGAAAGGCACTTCCACTTTCAGGCTGCTGGCCTTGATTTTGAGAAGATAAAACTTGTGGACGTTCGGGCCTATTGTGCGGCTGCTGATCTGTTCTATTACCCCGACTCCATGATTCGGATAAACTACCTTGTCGCCTATTGCAAAGTTCAGTTGACCATTCATTGAACACCTAGATGGGACATATTGCGGGGGAACTCCAGACAGAAAACATTATAAACTTTTTAACAACATTTAGCAACAATCATTCTGTTCAGCAGCTGCTTGGCCGGAAAAAAATCAGACGCGACCCCTTTTGGGCTGTTAACGTATTCAGGCTGAAAGGTTTATAATGGGCCTTCGCAACCCGCCGATTTTGCGCCAGAGGGGAGTAATCTTCCGCTACTATGCCGGAACATATCAAGAAGAAGCTGGAAGAAGAGATCCGACTTCTGGAGCATGAGCTCACGCACGAGCTGCCCAAAGAGATCAAAAAGGCCGTTGCCATGGGCGACCTGAGCGAAAACGCCGAATACCACATGGCCAAGCAGCGCCAGGAGTTCGTAAACGCCCGTCTTGGACAGCTGAAAAAACGCATGTCTGAGCTCGCTCTGGTGAACCTTACCAACATCCCCAAGGACCGTGTCGCGTTTGGTTCCAAGGTAAAGGTTTTCGACAATACCAAGGAAGAAGAGATTGTTTATACTTTGGTAACGAGCGAGGAATCGGACGTGACCAAAGGGCTGATCTCCACAACTTCACCGATCGGAAAATCCCTGATGGGTAAAAAGGTAGGCGACATGGCCACCGTGGTTACCCCGAACGGCAAGCGCGAACTGGAGGTCCTGCAGTTGACCACCATTCACGACGAGGCTTCATGACCTGGACCGGCGCTTTTGGACGAGCTTGCCGCGTTCTGCTGTACGCGATCGTTCGCGGCCTTGCGCTTACCCGCATCTCCCCCAATGTGCTCACCTTTCTTGGACTGGTCATCAACACCATCGCCGCCATTCTTTTCGGCTACGCCAACACTTCAAACTATGGCCGGCTGTTTCCGTATGCCGGACTGGTGATCATCGGCGCCGGAATCTTTGACATGGTCGATGGCCGCGTTGCGCGCGCCACTGGACAGGTCACAACCTTCGGCGCGTTCTTTGATTCCGTCATCGACCGCTACAGTGACGTCGCGCTCTTCTTCGGACTGCTGGTTTTCTACGCCCGCGGCAATCATTTCTTTTATCTCGTGCTGGTCGCGTTCGTCATGGTCAGCTCCGTCATGGTCAGTTACACGCGCGCGCGCGCTGAATCGCTCATTGGTTCCTGCAAGGTCGGATTCATGGAGCGTCCTGAGCGCGTGGTGCTGGTCATTATCGGCGCGTTGTTTGCCCGTTTTGGGGCCATGGCGCCCGTGCTCTGGGTTCTGGCCGTGCTTTCCACCATCACCATCATTCACCGCATCGCATACACCTACCAGCAAACGCGCATCCTTGACGCCCAGGCCGCTGAGGCCGCCGCCCAACAGCAGGCCGTCGCCGCTTCCAAACCAGACGCCAACAAGCCCCAACCAGCAAAAGGCAAAGGCCCGCAGCAGATCCCGTCGTTCAACTAATTTGCCTTTTCCGATCTCGGGCGATGACGCGCGACTGCATCCTTACCGTGCGCGATCCTCCCGGCTTTCGTCCGCGTTCCATGGGACGCATTCTTAACGGCGGTCCTTCTGGGAGTCTCCCACCACGTTGCGGTCCGTCGCAGGCGCAGACGCGCACACGCGATTTAAGCAATGGTAAGTGGCAAGCGCCTCTGCGGAAAGCTATCAGGATCTCATCTCTGAAGCGTTGCACATTGCCGCCGCAATGGGCATGTCCCCGGTGGCAAAGTTTTTACTGGAAAAGGCGTTGACATCAATTGTCGCGGCTTCTTCGGCGCTCCTGGCCTGCACTGGGCCGCCATCCATGGTTACAGCAGATGGTCGAGTTTCTGATCGGCCACGGCGCAGACTTCACTCTTCGTAACCAGCAATTCAACTCCACGGCGCTCGCCTGGGTGCTGGAAGGCAAGCAGACGGAGATCGCGGAACTGCTGCGGCTCGGGGGCGTAGAAAATAATGCACATGGGGGTTGGATATTCGAATGTATTACGTTGTATACTTTGTATTGCCATGAGTACAACAATTTTGACCCTTCGGCTGGATGCTGGTTTAAAGAAGCAGTTGGACAAGCTAGCTTCCTCTACTCAGCGCAGCCGATCGTTCCTGGCAGCCGAAGCCATTCGCGACTACATAGCGCTCAATGATTGGCAGATTGACGAGATCAAAAAGGCCGTCAAAGAGGCAGACAGCGGCGATTTTGCTGCCGAACGAGACGTGAAAAAGGTTATGAAGAAGTGGACCCGGAATGCGGGTTAGGTGGCTACGCGCGGCATTGGCGGAACTCGACGCTGAGGCGGAATATATCGCGCGCGACAATCCAAGGGCTGCAGCGAAGATCGTAGCTTCAATTGCCACGGCCGTGGATCGCCTTACCAGGCATCCTGCGATGGGCCGACCTGGCCGCGTTGCCGGAACGCGAGAGCTGGTCGTACCCAGCACTCCTTACATCATTCCCTATCGCGTCCGCGGTGACTCTGTTGAGGTTCTCCGTGTCTTCCACGCGGCACGTAAATGGCCCAGGAGCTTTGACGAGGCTGAATAGAACTACCCCACGGCCTACCGGAGCGCTTGGCTCTAGCCTACCTTACGCCGCTGACAAGCTCCCTGACACCTACTTGGCTTCCAGCAAATCGAACGCCGGAATCACCGTCATACTAGAAAGTGATAGGGATCTCTCGCTGCGCTCGAGAGGGATTACGCCGCT
The genomic region above belongs to Terriglobia bacterium and contains:
- the hemL gene encoding glutamate-1-semialdehyde 2,1-aminomutase; its protein translation is MKQRTKSQELHARASRVIPGGVDSPVRAFKSVGGEPPYIVRGKGSRIWDADDNEYIDYVGSWGPLILGHAFPSVVEAVEKANRDGASFGACTPAEAELAEAVIEAFPSMDKVRFVSSGTEATMSAIRLARAFTGRKYIVKFEGCYHGHADSLLVKAGSGVATLGIPGSAGVLDEQAKFTLALPFNNKQALQEAFAKFKEQIACVIVEPVVGNMGCVPPHEGYLEFLRSITEQQGAVLILDEVMTGFRLSFGGAQALYKIKPDLTTLGKIIGGGLPVGAYGGRAELMDMIAPLGPVYQAGTLSGNPLAMAAGIATLRELKQHPEIYRQLEQRSAALVDGVLDAAKKKGVPLTANRVGSMFTWFFQPGTIHDWDTAAKSDTKAFGKFHGAMLEHGIYLPPSQYEAMFMSAAHSESDIQQTIAAAADAL
- a CDS encoding MogA/MoaB family molybdenum cofactor biosynthesis protein, whose protein sequence is MTAASAKTAAVLTISDSSYIGKREDASGPAIVRELEAAGFKVIHTSVLPDEKDAIAARLIECSELTRLVVTTGGTGIAMRDVTPEGTLAVIERRIVGVEEKMRQEGAKKTPFAALSRGVCGVRGRTLFLNLPGSPSAAVESLQAVIGILPHALELLDGKTEH
- a CDS encoding type II toxin-antitoxin system RelE/ParE family toxin, which gives rise to MRVRWLRAALAELDAEAEYIARDNPRAAAKIVASIATAVDRLTRHPAMGRPGRVAGTRELVVPSTPYIIPYRVRGDSVEVLRVFHAARKWPRSFDEAE
- a CDS encoding aldo/keto reductase, with product MKKRQLGQSSIEVAPLMLGGNVFGWTADEATSFKILDAFVAAGLNFIDTADTYSTWVPGHQGGESETIIGNWFKRSGKRDKVVIATKVGAEIPGQGKGLSKTWIMRQVEASLNRLQTDHIDLYQSHRDDPATPVEETLETYAQLIQQGKVRVIGCSNFTAERTRESLAASRKHGWPRYESLQPHYNLYERAAYETTLEPLALQEKLGVIPYYSLASGFLTGKYRSEDDLKKSQRGRTTKKYLNDRGFSILQALDQVAERYQSKPAQVALAWLMARPSITAPISSATSVEQLNELAQAMRLELDRESMEKLNQASSYDEEAERIA
- a CDS encoding CopG family transcriptional regulator, translated to MSTTILTLRLDAGLKKQLDKLASSTQRSRSFLAAEAIRDYIALNDWQIDEIKKAVKEADSGDFAAERDVKKVMKKWTRNAG
- the moaC gene encoding cyclic pyranopterin monophosphate synthase MoaC translates to MSKKTSTRADDRKQSTGKLSHYDSAGRAKMVDVSGKTASRREAEASAFIEMSQEVLKALPQNPKGNPLEVARFAGIAAAKRTSDLIPMCHPLPLSFIDVTTEVCENGVQVNSKAATTAQTGVEMEALMAATVAALTVYDMCKALDKGIAIREIVLQRKSGGKSGDYQRKSSSHRLKK
- a CDS encoding molybdopterin molybdotransferase MoeA, with product MNTAVQSAGVLNFEDAYEVVREHCQQILKAGGRPSEEVLLMQAVGRVLAEPITADRDFPPFPRATRDGFAVRADDLARGVILLRVVGQVRAGDSYDLPLDSGEAVEIMTGAAVPAGSDAVVMVEYTERKSREISHEEREGTQKESENRGSITDDDHILDIAGHAEPETVEKRTEDLVEIQRPVVAGENVVPAGAEAKVGQELLPYGVRLGSAQIALAAAAGKASVKLYRKPKVAILSTGDELVEVAEKPGPSQIRNSNSYSLAALVAECGGEPVQLPIAPDEEGKLTELIQEGLKADMLLLSGGVSMGKFDLVEQALKALGAKFFFTGALIQPGKPVVFGEVGAVPFFGLPGNPVSVMVTFELFARQMVEALSGAEPERMKSAKAKLKKDFKTKTGLTRFLPARLDGALDDPEVEMMPWQGSGDMLAAARANCYLVVPPDREKLAKGEMVTVVMR
- a CDS encoding CarD family transcriptional regulator translates to MNGQLNFAIGDKVVYPNHGVGVIEQISSRTIGPNVHKFYLLKIKASSLKVEVPFNNVGMVGLRPVVKNGEVMKIITFLVDGKCDNHTDWKFRFKENSDKMRTGSLLEVAVVLKSLLLLAKDKPLSFREKKMLDRARYLLVTELAMSKNVEEVEIEDMLNKALSKSKLKFPEVTADA
- a CDS encoding transcription elongation factor GreA, coding for MPEHIKKKLEEEIRLLEHELTHELPKEIKKAVAMGDLSENAEYHMAKQRQEFVNARLGQLKKRMSELALVNLTNIPKDRVAFGSKVKVFDNTKEEEIVYTLVTSEESDVTKGLISTTSPIGKSLMGKKVGDMATVVTPNGKRELEVLQLTTIHDEAS
- a CDS encoding CDP-alcohol phosphatidyltransferase family protein is translated as MTWTGAFGRACRVLLYAIVRGLALTRISPNVLTFLGLVINTIAAILFGYANTSNYGRLFPYAGLVIIGAGIFDMVDGRVARATGQVTTFGAFFDSVIDRYSDVALFFGLLVFYARGNHFFYLVLVAFVMVSSVMVSYTRARAESLIGSCKVGFMERPERVVLVIIGALFARFGAMAPVLWVLAVLSTITIIHRIAYTYQQTRILDAQAAEAAAQQQAVAASKPDANKPQPAKGKGPQQIPSFN
- a CDS encoding response regulator, which gives rise to MPSNIKVLLVDDNPMVLEMLRQALAHFSTVQPMTDAADALLKAIEDKPDLIIADYAMNGMDGRQLLQKIKSRNASAGIPVILMASKVDINEKLKTVQDTVEDFIEKPFFLKEAAARIKKVVDKISLEKMAREAPGESVLRGSLAQMNVLDLLQSLDMGRKTCALTLTNSGEKCKMYFTEGQINHAVYGDLKGDPAVYKVLTWTAGTFEIDFAGSSSEQTITQSSQGILLEGLRLLDEANRDTEENVLEA